A stretch of Portunus trituberculatus isolate SZX2019 chromosome 48, ASM1759143v1, whole genome shotgun sequence DNA encodes these proteins:
- the LOC123498828 gene encoding cysteine-rich secretory protein 2-like gives MRLWRRWMQAAAVVVVVVMPTMQVARRTWRTDRLPRLFGRRLQLRSIEPGKYRVQRRLVQFHNSFRSKVKPQAANMLAMSWSKEVAKDAQRWADACELLVHDNATGRTVDAFGPCGQNIFVATQQVPWYFAVKTWWLEKEHFTYGGSNDLKLVGHYTQLVWHSSHQLGCGLAHCAHAKPLPFFNYVCNYCPIGNFLERIGHPYDSGPPCSGCQGHCKGRRLCTNSCPYGDLWMNCRELQRSFPPWLCNSKTKEGLERLRSCRATCMCKGKITYP, from the exons ATGAGGCTGTGGAGGCGGTGGAtgcaggcggcggcggtggtggtggtggtggtgatgccgaCGATGCAGGTGGCGCGGCGGACGTGGCGAACAGACAGGC TGCCCAGGCTGTTCGGGAGGAGGCTGCAGCTGCGGTCCATTGAGCCAGGCAAGTACCGGGTACAGCGCCGCCTCGTGCAGTTCCATAACAGCTTCAGATCCAAGGTGAAGCCCCAGGCGGCGAACATGCTGGCAATG AGCTGGTCTAAGGAGGTGGCGAAAGATGCACAGCGCTGGGCAGACGCGTGTGAGCTTCTGGTACATGATAACGCCACAGGACGCACCGTGGATGCCTTCGGGCCTTGCGGGCAGAACATATTCGTGGCCACGCAGCAAGTCCCGTG GTATTTCGCCGTGAAGACGTGGTGGCTGGAGAAGGAGCATTTCACGTACGGCGGCAGCAACGATCTCAAGCTGGTGGGGCACTACACGCAGCTGGTGTGGCACTCCTCGCACCAACTGGGCTGCGGCCTGGCCCACTGCGCCCACGCCAAGCCGCTGCCTTTCTTCAACTACGTGTGTAACTATTGccccat CGGTAACTTCTTAGAGCGCATTGGACACCCTTACGACTCTGGTCCTCCCTGCAGTGGTTGCCAGGGACACTGTAAAGGGCGGCGTCTGTGCACTAACTCCTGCCCCTACGGTGACCTGTGGATGAACTGCCGGGAGCTCCAGAGATCCTTCCCGCCCTGGCTGTGCAACTCTAAGACCAAGGAGGGCCTGGAGCGCCTCAGAAGCTGCAGAGCCACGTGCATGTGCAAGGGGAAGATTACATACCCGTGA